A DNA window from Luteolibacter luteus contains the following coding sequences:
- a CDS encoding GAF domain-containing sensor histidine kinase, with the protein MASSPALSSTPRVEDFQNDLALVGSIAAVPNILDVVCRTTGMGFAAVARVTEDRWIACRTLDKIGFGLGPGDELKVETTICHEIRQHQEPVVIDEVAGDPAFCDHATPRMYGLQSYISVPILLADGRFFGTLCAIDPKPAKVNTPETIGMFTLFAELIAQHIDAGERVALTEARLQAEREAALLREQFIAVLGHDLRNPLGALSVGTLVLKESATDERALTLLAMMEKSVARMSELIEDVMDFARGRLGGGIMLDLRSDVPVEKVLGQTIEETRSQWPDRDIEAIFSVDHPLSFDRRRLSQLFANLLGNAIKHGKRDAPILVRACSGDGNFELSVTNAADPIPLEVRDRLFQPFTRGGKTEYQQGLGLGLYIASEIAKGHGGSLEVSSDEDATTFTFRMPANGALLPG; encoded by the coding sequence ATGGCCTCCTCCCCAGCCTTATCCAGCACTCCCCGCGTGGAAGACTTTCAAAACGACCTTGCCCTGGTCGGTAGCATCGCTGCCGTACCGAATATCCTCGATGTGGTGTGCCGCACCACGGGAATGGGCTTTGCCGCGGTGGCGAGGGTGACGGAGGACCGCTGGATCGCATGCCGCACCCTCGACAAGATCGGCTTCGGCTTGGGACCCGGCGATGAGTTGAAGGTGGAGACCACCATCTGCCATGAAATCCGCCAGCATCAGGAACCGGTGGTGATCGATGAAGTGGCGGGCGACCCTGCTTTCTGTGATCACGCCACTCCGAGGATGTATGGCCTGCAGAGCTATATTTCCGTCCCGATCCTTCTCGCGGACGGTCGCTTCTTCGGTACGCTCTGCGCGATCGATCCAAAGCCCGCGAAGGTGAACACCCCGGAGACAATCGGCATGTTCACGCTCTTCGCTGAACTCATCGCACAGCACATTGACGCGGGAGAACGCGTTGCCCTTACCGAGGCCCGCCTGCAAGCGGAGCGGGAGGCTGCCCTGCTCCGGGAACAATTCATCGCGGTGCTGGGGCACGACCTGCGGAATCCGCTGGGGGCCTTGTCTGTAGGAACCTTGGTCTTGAAGGAATCCGCCACGGATGAGCGGGCGCTTACCCTGCTCGCGATGATGGAAAAGAGCGTGGCCCGCATGTCCGAACTGATCGAGGACGTGATGGACTTCGCCCGTGGCAGATTGGGCGGAGGCATCATGCTGGACCTGCGAAGCGACGTGCCGGTGGAAAAGGTGCTAGGCCAGACGATCGAGGAAACCCGCTCGCAGTGGCCTGACCGCGACATCGAGGCGATTTTCTCCGTGGATCATCCGCTCTCCTTTGATCGCCGGCGCCTTTCACAACTCTTCGCGAACCTTCTGGGAAATGCGATCAAACACGGGAAGCGGGATGCACCGATTCTCGTCCGGGCCTGTAGTGGAGATGGCAATTTCGAACTCTCCGTGACCAATGCGGCCGACCCGATCCCGCTGGAGGTGCGGGATCGCCTGTTCCAACCTTTCACCCGCGGTGGCAAGACCGAGTACCAACAAGGCCTCGGCTTGGGGTTGTATATCGCCTCCGAGATTGCGAAGGGTCATGGCGGCTCCCTGGAGGTGAGTTCGGATGAAGACGCCACGACGTTCACTTTCCGAATGCCGGCTAATGGCGCGCTGCTGCCGGGCTGA